A stretch of DNA from Bacillota bacterium:
CTATCTTGATATAAAAAAGCTTGAAAAGCTTGCGGCGACAGACTCGCTTACATGCATTTTCAATCGGGCACTTTTTAATGATAAACTTTCAGACAGCATTGATTTATGGAAGAAAAACGGGATGGATTTTTCTGTGATATTCTGTGATATAGATAATATGAAAACCATTAATGACACGCTAGGCCATATTATCGGAGATAAGGTCATTGTAGGAATCGTTGATCTCATAAAAAACAATTTACGCCCTGGAGATATATTTGCCAGATGGGGCGGCGACGAATTTGTCATACTGCTGTCTGAAACAAATAAAAACACAGCTGTAAAAATAGCCGAAAATCTCCGTTCGGCTATAGGTTATAAAGTCATTGAAGGTATACAGGCTATTACCTGCAGTTTCGGGGTTGTTTCATCGGAAGATGGTGATTCGATAGAAGAACTACTCATAAATGCGGATACATTGCTTTATGAAGCTAAAAACGGGAAAAACATGGTAATGTACAGGTAATCAGCGATAACGCTTATAACGTCTGCCACCGTATCTGCGCTGACTTCTCTTGCGTTTATTGAGATAGGTAATAATAATGTATCCGATAAATAGTAAAATTGCCGCGACTATCAAAATCCGAAGAGCAATACTAGTCAGAAAAGCCATTATTTCATGCATTATGAAAAGTATCGTACTGCGGCTTACGTTGGATTGGGATACAAGGGGCGCCCTGCCATATTCAACGCCGTTATATATAAATTCGACCTCGCCCAGCTCGTCGCCTTTTTTAATAGGTGCTTTAACAGGGTGTTCCTTCATTTCAATTTTGCGCTGAAGGCTGTTTTCATCAACGCTGTTAGGAAGCAGAGTAGTATAACCGTCCGGCGAAATCAGCACCACGGAATCGGCAAGACTGGATAACGAAACAGGGACTTCTGTGACCGGCTCTTTAGCCTTTAATACCTGCACACTTTTATAATTATCAAATACCCATGATGAAAGTGCCTTAGCATCTATAAAACAGCTTTTTCGTTTGTTTTCTGAATTTCGTGTACCGCCCATTACAATGCATATGTAATTTAAATTGTTGGCCTTTACAGCAGTTGCGACGGAATAACCGCTTTCTGGTGTGTAGGAAGCGATTATGCCGCGTGCGTATTTGTAATAATAATCTGAAACGAAACGGTCAGGAGAACTTACTATTAAATTATTAGTTGAATAATAATTCCTGTCGTCTGTTATATTGGTTGCAGAAATTCTTTTATATTGAATATTAGCATAATCCATAAATTTAGGGGCTGTATAAGCGGCCTTTGTAATAAGAAACATGTCATATGCTGTTGTATATTGGTTTGTATCGTCAATTCCGCTTGGGTTTGTAAAATTCGTATCTTTGCAGTTTAATTTTTTGACATAATCGTTCATCATTGGAACAAAATCTTTGACACTCCCTGCAACATGTTCGGCAAGGGCGTTTGCAGCGTCGCATGCGTTTCGTGTAAACATGCAGTATAGAAGGTTTGAAACGCTTATCTGCTCACCGGGTTTAAGTGATGCGGTTAGCGCATTTTTATCGTTCGCGACACCATCCTGTACAGAGCTATTTATTGTGACCATAGTGTCAAGATCAGGTACGTTATTAAGCACTATCAGGGCTGTAACGATCATGTTTAAATTGCCCGGCGCAGTTCTTTCGCGAGCACCCTCTTCGAATAAGACTATATTTGTTTCAAGATTTACTATGATTGCCCGTTTCGATTCTATCGAAGGCGCAGAAGTATCAGCTGCACCAGCTTTGATCACAGGCTGGAGCAGAACAAAGCACAATATAACAGCTATAAGACGTTTTATTTGCATATATTGAATACACCCGTTCAGCCGCTATAAGCGGCAACTATATTAATATTTATCAAGGAAGAACAACATTGAAAAGAATAAAAATTTATTACATTAGTGTTGCCATTATTACAGCTATATTTGCGGCGGCAATTATTTTTATTAATAACTCTGACAGCCTGTTTGGTTACACTTTTGTGCACAATGAAAGTGTTTCTGATGCCGATGCCCAAAAGGATTATAGAATAAATATAAATACTGCAGGCGTGGATGAGCTTGATATGATCGACGGTATCGGTGAGGCAACCGCAAAAGAAATTATAGAATATCGCGAGGAATATGGAAATTTTAAAAATATTGAGGACATTAAAAATGTCAAAGGCATTAAAGACAAGACCTTTGACAAAATAAAAAGGTACATAAAGACAAATTAACACTAGACAGAAAAGTCGTCCTTATCGTAAGTTGGAAGACTTGGCCTGCGCATAGGAATACGTTTGAAGACGTCATATCTAAAACCGCGGCATGTATAATCCTCTCGGACAATACCGCGTTTTTGACATATAAGTTCTTCCCTGCCGGTAATCTTTGTCGCTTTTTCACATAAAGCGCATATTTTAGGATGATCTTTTGAAAAAATCATTTCAAATCCCTCTGAAATTTATACTATTAATTATTATACATGCCTTTTATTTCGTTTTCCAGTACTTTTTAAAAAAGTAATAACAAGAGATAAACCTAAAAATATTAAACAAGCACAGAATATAGATAATGACGATAATAAAGTTGATTTTAGATCCATGCCGCTTAAGTTTCTTATCGGCATCGACCCTGAGCCGATCACGGGAATCCGGATTGGATAAAATATAGCGGCTGCATACGTGATTGCGGCACCGATCAAAGACTGGGCGAATTTACCTAAAATATATGGGGTGGCGGAAAGCCCGCTTCCAGATAAGAAAGACAAAACCTGGCAATGGACGGAAAGTCCAGCCCAGCTGAGGATTGCGCCGGTGACAGCAAGCCTTATGGGGATTACCGCAGCACCTTTCCCTGCAAGACGAACGCCGGTTGTGACCTCGAAAAAACCCTTGACTAAGTTGCTGGATATTTCATTGCCATAGGGGGTGAATGAGAGCAGACTGGCAAAAACATGACTTATAAAAGGTATAAACTTAAGCTGTGTCAAAAGTTCGATTACAACGGCAAAAAACATTATAAAAGCGCATATGTAGAAAACATTTTCAGCAGAAGATTTTACAGCAGTTACAAAAATATCTGACCGTGAACGAAGAGGGGGCTTCCTTTTTTGATGAAAGGGTGCTCCTGATTTTTGCTTTGAATGATAAAAGCGGAAAATGACGCCGGTTATGACCGAGGCAATGGTTTGACAGGTATAAAGCAGGATACCTACCCGAACATCTTTCCAGATTCCTGCACCTACAGTGCCGAGAATGAAAGCAGGGCCGGTATTGTTGCAGAAAGCAAGCAGCCTTTCCGCTTCGTTTTTTGTGCATTGTCCACTTTGGTACAGGCTTATAGCTGTATTTGCGCCAACCGGATAACCGCTGAGTATCCCAAGAAAAAAGGCAATTCCGCTGCAGCCGGGCAGCCCGAACACATGCTTCATAAATCCTGAAAAAACAGGACCTATTTTAGCGGCAAAGCCGCTGGTTATAATCATTGACGACAATACAAAAAATGGAAACAAGGAGGGCAGTATGACATTTCCACAAACGGCAAGTGTATCGATTACGACAGCGCTTACCGGTTTTGGAAAGATAAGAAGTCCCACAAGGAACACTGTAATGGCAAGATAAAAAAAGATATCGAAAAGCTTTATAAGCAATTTGCGCATGAAAACATTCACCTCTCAAAAGTATATGTTAGCAAAGCCTGCATTTAAAACAATTTGCTTGCATAAAAATTTATAGGAACATAAGAGAGGTGGCACTTTTGAAAGATAGCAGCAAAAAGGATTTGAAAAAGACAAAGAGAAGAGCGCCCATAATGTCCGAAATTTTGGATATGTCACCAGATATTTTCGGACGGCTGCCTCAGATAGAGATGACCGGGAACCGTGAAATTACGGTTGAGGGTCACCATGGAGTAGTTGAATACGAAAATTCAGTGATAAAACTCAGCTGCGGTAAGATGCTCATGGTGATCTTTGGCGAAAACCTAGTGATCAAAAACTTCAACGATGAGTATTTGACAGCTTCGGGTTTTATTACCCGCATAGAATTTTTGGATTGAAGAGGAAAAGAAAATGTTTATTATTCACATTGTCAGGCTTTTTCTTGGATATGTAAATTTGACTGTGCGGGGACTTTTTACCGAACGGTTTTTGAATATGTGCATGAAATCAGGAGTCAGTGTTTGGAATATAAAAAAGAATTCGACGGATGAACTGACGCTGTCTACGCTTAGAAAAAATGTAAAAGATATTAATAAAATTGCGGCCGCTTCCGGGAATACTGCAAGCGTTGTTAAAACACGCGGATTGCCATTCATGGTGAAGAAATATAAAAAGCGTTATGCGTTAGCATTGGGAATGGTTGTCTGCGCTGTTTTGATTTTTACCACGTCTTCTTTTGTATGGTCGATAGAGGTATCAGGAAACGAAAAAGTTGAATCATCGGCGATTTTGAATTCGCTGCAAAAATACGGCTTTAAAAAGGGCATATTAAAATCGTCAATTCAACATGATTTTCTGACACAGTCTGTACTTCTTGATATGCCGGAGCTTTCATGGTTATCACTTAACGTCAAAGGCACTAAAGTCGAAGTCGAGGTAAAAGAACGGGTAAAGGCGCCTGATATTGTTGACAAAACTACTCCTAGAAACATTGTTGCTAAAGAAACGGGTCAGATTATTTCCATCGAAGCATACGAGGGGCAAAGCGTTGCAACAGTGGGTGCTGCAGTCAGCAAGGGAGATGTGCTTGTGAGCGGTCAGATAACGAATACAGAGGGAAAGACACGGCTTGTTGCGGCACGGGCAAAGGTCTTGGCACGAACGTGGTATACTTTTATGAATACCTGTCCCAAAACAATAGTAGAGCGTGAGAAAACAGGGAAAGTTTACTCAAGGAACACTTTGAAAATTTTTGATTTTCCAATAAAATTGTTCATAAAGAGTGGTATTCCTGTGACAAACTATGATAAAATTGAAACAAAAAAGGAATTATCTGTAGGTCATGATTTTTATCTTCCGATAACTCTCTACAAGGAGAGCTTTGAAGAGGTGCGCGAGGTGGAAAGACAGCTTACACCGGATGAGCAAAGGCAGCTCTGCCTTGACAGTCTGAACAAAGCAAAAAACGAGCATCTCAAGGATGTGAATATCGAATCGGAAAATGTTAAGGAGCGTGACGATAACGGATCACTTATCATGACACTTGAGTGTCAGTGCATCGAAAATATCGCTGAAGACGCACCTATCACTCAGACGGAGGTTCCAGAAGATATACCAAAAACACAAGGATAAAATAAAGGAGCAGAATATGGCGGACAGGATCGTCAGCGTTGACAGGGTCGAGGAGGTCATAAGTGCCTTCGGCAGTCTGGACGAAAATATTGAAAATATCGAGCGTAAATTCGGCGTAAATATTGTATTTCGTGGCGGCGAACTGAAAGTTACCGGAGAGGATATCGAAAAAACCGAACAGGCGGCTAAAGCTCTTGAAGGCATATTTCTGCTTGCCAGCCGCGGTATGCAGCACCGTGATGTGGATGTGGATTATATCATATCACTTGTAAAAGAGGGGCAGGAGGACAAGATAGCAACACTTGGAACAGACAGTATCTGCCTTACTGCAAAGGGCAAACCCATAAAGGCAAAAACGATAGGACAGCAGAAATATATCGCGTCTATACGGGATAATACTATCAGTTTCGGTATCGGCCCCGCAGGAACAGGAAAAACTTATCTTGCGGTCGCAATGGCGGTTGCAGCATTTCGTGAAAAAACGGTCAACCGGATAATCATAACGCGCCCCGCTGTTGAAGCGGGTGAAAAGCTCGGCTTTCTGCCGGGTGATTTGCAGAATAAAGTTGATCCTTATCTTCGCCCTCTTCATGACGCGCTTTTTGATATGCTCGGGGTAGAAACATACCAGAAATATCTTGAGCGGGGGAATATTGAGGTTGCTCCCCTTGCGTATATGAGGGGAAGGACACTTGACGATTCGTTTATAATTCTTGACGAGGCGCAAAATACGACGACGGAACAGATGAAAATGTTTTTGACCCGCCTTGGATTCAATTCTAAAATGGTAATAACCGGAGATATAACACAGACTGATCTGCCATCTGGAAAGAAAAGCGGACTAATAGAAGCGAAAAAGGTGCTTGAGGGCGTTGATGACATCGGGATATGCATGCTTACTACACGTGACGTAGTTCGCCATAAGCTTGTACAGCAGATCGTGAATGCCTATGAAAAGTATGAGGCGAAAAAAGCTTCCCACACGCGGAGCATAAAAGTATGACACACAGATTTAGCTTTGCAAATCGTCAGGACAAGCTTAAAACTCCGAAATCACTGCGTGATCTTTTAAGGACATGTTGTACCGCCGCGCTTGAAGCGGAAGGCTTTCCATATCCTGCGGAGATCGATATCACTTTTACTGATAACAGAGAGATTCATGATATAAATTCAAGCGAGCGCGGCATAGACAGAGAGACGGATGTGCTCTCTTTTCCTATGCTGGAATTTGATGTGCCGGGGGATTTTTCAAAAGTAATCAAAGATCCTTCGGGGCGGGTGCTTCTTGGGAATATTGTTTTGTCCCTAGAAAAGGCGAAAAGTCAGGCTGAGGAATACGGCCACAGCTTTGAACGCGAGACCGCTTTCCTGACCGTCCATTCCATACTTCACCTCATGGGTTACGATCATATGGAGCCGGAAAGCGAAAGGGAAATGTTTGAAAAGCAGGAGCAGATACTTCAAAATCTCGGGATTACAAGATAGGAGAATTATATGGTTAACCATTCTGGATTTATTGCGATAGTAGGAAGGCCTAATGTGGGAAAATCAAGCATATTGAATGCGCTTGTTGGGCAAAAAGTCGCTATCGTTTCCAATAAGCCTCAGACCACCCGAAACCGCATACTTGCGGTTTTGACTGAGGACACTGCTCAGGCAGTGTTTATGGATACCCCCGGACTTCACAGGCCAAGGACAAAACTCGGCGAATATATGATGAAAGCCGCAAGCGACGCACAGTCTGAGGTTGACGTCGTCCTGCTTGTAGTTGAACCGACTGGAGAGGCGGGAACAACCGAGCAAAATGTAATAGAACACGCAAAAGAATCGGGGTCGTCAATTATCCTTGCGGTTAATAAGATAGACATTAGCAGCAAAGAAAACGTTGCTAAAACTATTGCAGCATACGCTGAAATTGCGGATTTTACCGCAGTGATACCCGTTTCCGCAAGAAAGAACGACGGTATCGATATTCTGAAAAAAGAAATCATTAATCTTTTGCCTGAGGGGCCGCAGTATTTTCCAGAGGACACACTGACTGATCAGCCGGAAAAACAGCTTGCGGCTGAGATATTGCGTGAGAAATCCCTGCAGATACTGCGCGACGAGGTGCCCCACGGAATTGCGGTTGAGATTGAATCATTCAAGGAAGGCAAGACTAAAGAAAAAGAGGATATTATCCGCATTTCGGCGGCCCTTTATTGCGAAAAAGAATCCCATAAAGGAATCATAATAGGCAAAAAAGGTGAAACGCTTAAAAAAATAAGCTCGTTTGCAAGAAAAGATATGGAACAGGTTTTTGACTGCCATGTTTTTCTTGAGGTTTTTGTTAAAGTGAAGGAAAACTGGAGAGACAGCGACTTTCTTTTAAAAAACTTTGGATATAATAGTTAAAAAGTAAAAAAAGTGCCGGGTATTAAAAGACTGTAACAGCAAAAAATGAAATCAGATTTGGTTTTTATGGAGGCTGTTATGAATTCTATATGGAATCTATTTGAAAAAAGCGGAAATATAAACGTATATCTACTTTATAAAATGACAGGCGAAAACGATAAACCAGTAAAACTAGTTGGCGATAATAAAATATGCGCAGCCGGACAGGCTGTTTGTCAGAATAAAAGCGGGAGTGCTGTGTGAACCTTAAGGTTAAGGGATTTGTGATAAAAGAAACGGCGGTGGGCGAGAGCGATAAAGTGCTCACCGTCTTGGCACAGGGGCTTGGAAAGATACAGGCATGGGCGCGGGGCAGCAGGAGACTAAAAAGCCCTCTCATGGCGGCTTCCCAATGTTTCACCTACGCCGATTTCACTTTATTTAAAAACAAGGATACATATTCTGTAAACCAGGCTGAAATTATCGCCGGTAATTTTGAACTGCGAAAAAATATTGAAACGCTGGCGCTTGCAAGCTATATAACAGAGCTTGCCGGTAAAGTCGTGCAGGAAAACGCCGCTGATGATGAAATATTGAAGCTGACACTCAACACGCTTTATCTGCTCGGAAAGGGTGATAGACCTGCCGCACTAATCAAAAGCGTTTACGAACTGCGCCTAATGATGCTGTCAGGCTTTATGCCGGAACTGCATGATTGTGTTCTGTGCGGCGGTGAGATCGAAAAGCCGCTTTACTTTGACAGCGCCGCAGGCGGCGTTGTGTGCGAAAGCTGCCGGGAGAAGGACGGTGACGCAGTTTCTGTCTCGCCATCCGTTTATAAGGCGCTTTGCCGCATAATGGGAGAAGAGGGGATATTCAGCTTTTCGCTTTCCGACCATGCGCTTTCAGAGCTTTCTGTAATGGCAGAGGCATTTGTGCTTATGCATACAGATTTTGCATTTAAGACACTCGATTTTTACAAAACACTGTGTTAGAGGTGAAACATATTGACGGAACTTAACGAAAAATCACTTAATACTCTTGAATATAGAAAAATAACGGAACAACTTGCGGCTCACGCGGTCTGCGAGGACGCAAAAGAACTTGCGAGAGGCCTTATGCCTGTGACAAGTCTTACGGAAGTCATGCTGAGACTTACCGAAACGGAGGATGCAGTAAAACTTGCTGGCAAAAAAGGAAGCCCTGGGTTTGCAGAGATCCGCAGCGTTGACACTGCTCTCAAACGTGCAGACAAGGGAGCGGCGCTGTCGCTTCGTGAGCTTTTGGATGTCGCCTATATCCTTAAGACAACGCGAAGACTGCAGGAATACATGGATGACAATATGAATGGCCTTTCTATAAAAGAGCTATTTTCAGGGCTTGAGGCAGATAGATTTGTCGAGGGGAAGATAGACAGCGCCATTATTTCTGAGGAAGAGGTATCCGATAATGCAAGTCCAGCGCTTGCCTCCATAAGAAGAAAAATCAGCCGCTCACTCGAAAACGCGCGTGAAGTCTTGCAGAGACTGATAAGATCACAGCAAAACCATAAATACCTGCAGGAACCTATCATTACAATGCGCGGCGACCGTTATGTAGTGCCAGTTAAATCAGAATACAGAAGCGAAATACCCGGACTTGTACATGACACTTCCGGCAGCGGATCTACATTATTTGTCGAGCCCATGCCTGTTGTTGAGGCAAACAACGAACTTCGTATGCTGCGCGCTGAAGAGCAGAAAGAGATCGAACGGATATTGTTTGAGCTTTCGAGCGATGTCTCAAACATTACGGAGAAAATCAGAAAAGATTATACTATCATAGTCCGGCTTGATTTTATATTTTCAAAAGCAAAATATGCGTATGCAATAAAAGCTACACGTCCTATCATGAACGACAAGGGCATCATTGACCTGAGACGCTCACGCCATCCGCTTATCGATCCGGCTAAAGTGGTTCCAACAAACATCAGTCTTGGCGGGGATTATACGACTTTGGTTATTACTGGCCCTAATACCGGCGGCAAAACTGTAACGCTCAAGACGATAGGGCTGCTGACACTGATGGCTGAGGCGGGGCTTTTCGTTCCGTGTGCGGACGAAAGCAGACTTTCGGTTTTTGACAATGTATTCTGCGATATTGGCGACGAGCAAAGCATCGAACAGTCATTATCAACGTTTTCGTCACATATGACAAATATCGTGAAAATAATAAATGAGGTGGACAGGGATTCTCTGGTACTCTTTGACGAGCTTGGCGCGGGAACTGACCCAGTAGAGGGTGCCACGCTTGCGATATCTATTCTTGAAAGGGTTAAGGCTTTCGGGGCAAAGACAGCCGCAACGACCCATTACGCTGAGCTAAAAGTATATGCGCTTAAAACCCCAGGTGTTGAAAACGCATCTTGCGAATTTGACGTTGAGACCCTTAAACCGACCTATAAGCTTTTGATCGGCATTCCGGGAAAATCAAATGCATTTGCAATATCGTCTAAATTGGGGCTTGACGACGATATTATTTCACGCGCTCGTTCCCTTATAGGAAGCGAAAGTCTGCGTTTTGAAGAGGTGCTGTCCGACCTTGAGGCTAAAAGACAGGCAATGGAAAAACAGCGCGATGAAGCCGAACATATGAAGACGGAAATCGCGCGCATGAAATCCGAAATCGAGGAACAGCGAAAAAAGTTTGATCTGAGCCGTGAAAAGGAAATTGAGAAGGCAAGAAACGAGGCAAAACGCGTGCTTGCATCTTCTAAAAGATTCTATGAAAATATGGTTTCCGAACTTGAGGATATAAGACGTCAGAAGGAAAAAGAGGATTTCGAGTCGCGGCTGAATTCGGCAAAAAAATCCCTTAAAGCTGGCATTAAACAACTTGACGATACGATAGATCCTGTTGAAAATAAAGAGGATGATTATAAGCTGCCGCGGGCGCTGCGTGTTGGAGACGTCGTCCGCTTTAAAAAACTCAATAAAGAGGCGGATGTACTTACCCTTCCTGACGATAAGGGGGATATAACTGTACGTGCAGGTCTTATTAAAACGAAAGTCAATATAAGCGATGTCGTGCTTGTTGAAAAAGAGCGGGTAACGGTGAACGGAGCAGGGATGAAGTCTCTTCGCTCTACGAGTTCTAAGATAGACAGAGACGTCACTTTAGAGCTTGACCTGCGCGGCAAAATGGTTGATGAATCGGAAATCGAAATCGACAGTTTCCTTGACGGAGCTGTTATGAACGGCTTGTCTACTGTTACAATTATTCACGGGAAAGGCACCGGAGCCCTTCGTGCTGGCGTTCATTCATATCTGAAGGGACACCCGCATGTGAGATCGTTCCGCCTTGGCGTATATGGCGAGGGTGAAAGCGGCGTGACTATCGTGGAGCTTAAATAAATATCAATAAATTGCGGTATTGATATTGACAATATACATTCTTTTGAGTATACTGTAAAAGCAATTTGCTTTACATATGGGGGTGCAAGTATGAAAAGTAAAGATCTTCGCATGGCTCTGCTAATGGATTATTATGGAGCTATGCTTACGGATAAACAGCGTGAGGTCATGGAATTATATTATGACGAGGATCTTTCACTCGCCGAAATCGCAGAACATGCGCATATCACCCGCCAGGGCGTCAGAGACAGCATCAAACGCGGAGAGGCATATATACTTGAACTAGAGGAAAAACTCGGGCTTGCGGACAGAATGGCTCTTCTGGAAGAAACCATTGGAGAACTTTCAGAACATCTGTCGCATATCAGGCAGCTCAACATTGACTCATACTTCTCCCGCCCAATAGAAGAAACTGTGGCAACAGCGCTTGAAACAGCCGAGAAGGCTTTAAAATAACCGGAGGAACCTGATGCTCTTTGAATCTTTATCGGATAAATTGAATGCCGCTTTCAAACGGCTTCGCAGCAAGGGCAAGCTGACCGAGGCCGATGTCAAAGAGGCAATGCGTGAGGTAAAGCTTGCGCTGCTTGCGGCCGACGTCAATATTAAGGTCGTTAAGGAATTCGTAAACAGGACGACTGAGCGTGCTGTTGGCGAACAGGTACTTGAAAGCCTGACGCCTGCTCAGCAGATAATTAAAATAGTAAATGACGAGCTCTGTGAGATCATGGGAAAAACGCAGAGCAAACTTGAGATATCCCCTGCACCGCCCACGATCGTTATGATGGTTGGACTTCAGGGCTCGGGAAAGACCACGCATAGCGGCAAACTTGCGCTTCACCTTAAAAAGCAGGGAAAGCGCCCGCTTCTAGCGGCATGCGACATCTATCGTCCCGCCGCTGTAAAACAGCTTCAGATCGTCGGGGAAAACGCAGGCGTTCCGGTTTTTTCTATGCCGGAGGGGACGTCAGCTGTAACGATTGCTAAAGAGGCTGTTGCGCATTCAAAAAAACACGGTAATGATATTATCATTTTGGATACTGCCGGACGTCTGCATATAGACGAGGCAATGATGAACGAGCTTAAAGATGTTAAGAAAGCTATAAATCCGATTGAAATATTGCTTGTCGTCGATGCGATGACAGGACAGGACGCTGTAAATGTATCATCTGCTTTTAACGAGGCGCTCGGGATTACCGGCGTCGTCCTTACAAAAACAGACGGCGATACAAGAGGCGGCGCAGCGCTTTCGGTTAAATATGTCACTGGAAAACCGATAAAATTTGTGGGGACTGGCGAAAAGCTGGATAATCTTGAACCGTTTTATCCTGACAGGATGGCTAACCGGATACTGGGCATGGGTGATGTGCTGACCC
This window harbors:
- a CDS encoding YabP/YqfC family sporulation protein, which encodes MKDSSKKDLKKTKRRAPIMSEILDMSPDIFGRLPQIEMTGNREITVEGHHGVVEYENSVIKLSCGKMLMVIFGENLVIKNFNDEYLTASGFITRIEFLD
- a CDS encoding helix-hairpin-helix domain-containing protein, with the translated sequence MKRIKIYYISVAIITAIFAAAIIFINNSDSLFGYTFVHNESVSDADAQKDYRININTAGVDELDMIDGIGEATAKEIIEYREEYGNFKNIEDIKNVKGIKDKTFDKIKRYIKTN
- a CDS encoding sporulation protein, which encodes MRKLLIKLFDIFFYLAITVFLVGLLIFPKPVSAVVIDTLAVCGNVILPSLFPFFVLSSMIITSGFAAKIGPVFSGFMKHVFGLPGCSGIAFFLGILSGYPVGANTAISLYQSGQCTKNEAERLLAFCNNTGPAFILGTVGAGIWKDVRVGILLYTCQTIASVITGVIFRFYHSKQKSGAPFHQKRKPPLRSRSDIFVTAVKSSAENVFYICAFIMFFAVVIELLTQLKFIPFISHVFASLLSFTPYGNEISSNLVKGFFEVTTGVRLAGKGAAVIPIRLAVTGAILSWAGLSVHCQVLSFLSGSGLSATPYILGKFAQSLIGAAITYAAAIFYPIRIPVIGSGSMPIRNLSGMDLKSTLLSSLSIFCACLIFLGLSLVITFLKSTGKRNKRHV
- the era gene encoding GTPase Era, which gives rise to MVNHSGFIAIVGRPNVGKSSILNALVGQKVAIVSNKPQTTRNRILAVLTEDTAQAVFMDTPGLHRPRTKLGEYMMKAASDAQSEVDVVLLVVEPTGEAGTTEQNVIEHAKESGSSIILAVNKIDISSKENVAKTIAAYAEIADFTAVIPVSARKNDGIDILKKEIINLLPEGPQYFPEDTLTDQPEKQLAAEILREKSLQILRDEVPHGIAVEIESFKEGKTKEKEDIIRISAALYCEKESHKGIIIGKKGETLKKISSFARKDMEQVFDCHVFLEVFVKVKENWRDSDFLLKNFGYNS
- the yqfD gene encoding sporulation protein YqfD, whose translation is MFIIHIVRLFLGYVNLTVRGLFTERFLNMCMKSGVSVWNIKKNSTDELTLSTLRKNVKDINKIAAASGNTASVVKTRGLPFMVKKYKKRYALALGMVVCAVLIFTTSSFVWSIEVSGNEKVESSAILNSLQKYGFKKGILKSSIQHDFLTQSVLLDMPELSWLSLNVKGTKVEVEVKERVKAPDIVDKTTPRNIVAKETGQIISIEAYEGQSVATVGAAVSKGDVLVSGQITNTEGKTRLVAARAKVLARTWYTFMNTCPKTIVEREKTGKVYSRNTLKIFDFPIKLFIKSGIPVTNYDKIETKKELSVGHDFYLPITLYKESFEEVREVERQLTPDEQRQLCLDSLNKAKNEHLKDVNIESENVKERDDNGSLIMTLECQCIENIAEDAPITQTEVPEDIPKTQG
- the recO gene encoding DNA repair protein RecO; the protein is MNLKVKGFVIKETAVGESDKVLTVLAQGLGKIQAWARGSRRLKSPLMAASQCFTYADFTLFKNKDTYSVNQAEIIAGNFELRKNIETLALASYITELAGKVVQENAADDEILKLTLNTLYLLGKGDRPAALIKSVYELRLMMLSGFMPELHDCVLCGGEIEKPLYFDSAAGGVVCESCREKDGDAVSVSPSVYKALCRIMGEEGIFSFSLSDHALSELSVMAEAFVLMHTDFAFKTLDFYKTLC
- a CDS encoding PhoH family protein, with product MADRIVSVDRVEEVISAFGSLDENIENIERKFGVNIVFRGGELKVTGEDIEKTEQAAKALEGIFLLASRGMQHRDVDVDYIISLVKEGQEDKIATLGTDSICLTAKGKPIKAKTIGQQKYIASIRDNTISFGIGPAGTGKTYLAVAMAVAAFREKTVNRIIITRPAVEAGEKLGFLPGDLQNKVDPYLRPLHDALFDMLGVETYQKYLERGNIEVAPLAYMRGRTLDDSFIILDEAQNTTTEQMKMFLTRLGFNSKMVITGDITQTDLPSGKKSGLIEAKKVLEGVDDIGICMLTTRDVVRHKLVQQIVNAYEKYEAKKASHTRSIKV
- a CDS encoding endonuclease MutS2, with translation MTELNEKSLNTLEYRKITEQLAAHAVCEDAKELARGLMPVTSLTEVMLRLTETEDAVKLAGKKGSPGFAEIRSVDTALKRADKGAALSLRELLDVAYILKTTRRLQEYMDDNMNGLSIKELFSGLEADRFVEGKIDSAIISEEEVSDNASPALASIRRKISRSLENAREVLQRLIRSQQNHKYLQEPIITMRGDRYVVPVKSEYRSEIPGLVHDTSGSGSTLFVEPMPVVEANNELRMLRAEEQKEIERILFELSSDVSNITEKIRKDYTIIVRLDFIFSKAKYAYAIKATRPIMNDKGIIDLRRSRHPLIDPAKVVPTNISLGGDYTTLVITGPNTGGKTVTLKTIGLLTLMAEAGLFVPCADESRLSVFDNVFCDIGDEQSIEQSLSTFSSHMTNIVKIINEVDRDSLVLFDELGAGTDPVEGATLAISILERVKAFGAKTAATTHYAELKVYALKTPGVENASCEFDVETLKPTYKLLIGIPGKSNAFAISSKLGLDDDIISRARSLIGSESLRFEEVLSDLEAKRQAMEKQRDEAEHMKTEIARMKSEIEEQRKKFDLSREKEIEKARNEAKRVLASSKRFYENMVSELEDIRRQKEKEDFESRLNSAKKSLKAGIKQLDDTIDPVENKEDDYKLPRALRVGDVVRFKKLNKEADVLTLPDDKGDITVRAGLIKTKVNISDVVLVEKERVTVNGAGMKSLRSTSSKIDRDVTLELDLRGKMVDESEIEIDSFLDGAVMNGLSTVTIIHGKGTGALRAGVHSYLKGHPHVRSFRLGVYGEGESGVTIVELK
- the ybeY gene encoding rRNA maturation RNase YbeY — translated: MTHRFSFANRQDKLKTPKSLRDLLRTCCTAALEAEGFPYPAEIDITFTDNREIHDINSSERGIDRETDVLSFPMLEFDVPGDFSKVIKDPSGRVLLGNIVLSLEKAKSQAEEYGHSFERETAFLTVHSILHLMGYDHMEPESEREMFEKQEQILQNLGITR
- a CDS encoding YlxM family DNA-binding protein, which encodes MKSKDLRMALLMDYYGAMLTDKQREVMELYYDEDLSLAEIAEHAHITRQGVRDSIKRGEAYILELEEKLGLADRMALLEETIGELSEHLSHIRQLNIDSYFSRPIEETVATALETAEKALK